A genomic region of Brevibacillus sp. JNUCC-41 contains the following coding sequences:
- the murB gene encoding UDP-N-acetylmuramate dehydrogenase, translating to MDNVIKQLTEMKIGKVLEQEPLANHTTMKIGGPADLFIVPSSIENIEKTMKVIKENEIPWTVIGRGSNLLVSDGGIEGAVLKLGKGLDHLEINGPEIKAGAGVSLVSLSVQISKKGYAGLEFASGIPGSVGGAVYMNAGAHGSDMSEILKEAHVLFEDGTLAWLSKEEMEFSYRTSLLQKKRPGIVLEAIFQLTEGDRTEIVERMQNNKNYRKDTQPYNLPCAGSIFRNPLPHHAGKLVENAGLKGHSIGGAQISPMHGNFIVNTGNGSAADVQALIQHVKDTVFDKFEVEMETEVEIIGRK from the coding sequence ATGGATAATGTGATAAAGCAATTAACTGAAATGAAAATCGGCAAAGTTCTTGAACAGGAACCGCTTGCAAATCATACAACTATGAAAATTGGGGGGCCGGCTGATTTATTCATCGTGCCGTCATCCATTGAAAATATAGAAAAAACAATGAAGGTCATCAAAGAAAATGAGATTCCATGGACGGTGATCGGCAGGGGCTCGAACCTACTTGTCAGTGATGGCGGAATTGAAGGTGCCGTGCTTAAATTGGGTAAAGGACTTGATCATCTCGAGATAAATGGGCCGGAGATCAAAGCAGGAGCTGGGGTATCGCTTGTCAGCCTGTCCGTACAAATCAGTAAAAAAGGATATGCAGGATTGGAATTTGCCAGTGGGATTCCCGGTTCCGTCGGCGGAGCAGTCTATATGAACGCTGGTGCACACGGTTCCGATATGAGTGAAATTCTCAAGGAGGCACATGTTCTATTTGAAGATGGAACCCTAGCTTGGCTTTCGAAAGAAGAAATGGAGTTTTCTTATCGAACTTCTCTGCTTCAGAAGAAAAGACCTGGTATTGTACTGGAAGCAATTTTTCAATTGACAGAGGGTGATAGAACCGAAATCGTTGAAAGAATGCAGAATAACAAGAATTATCGTAAAGATACCCAGCCGTATAATCTTCCATGTGCCGGGAGCATATTTAGAAACCCACTTCCACACCATGCTGGTAAATTGGTCGAAAATGCAGGCCTGAAGGGACATTCTATTGGCGGAGCTCAGATTTCACCAATGCATGGGAACTTTATCGTTAACACAGGTAATGGAAGCGCAGCGGATGTTCAAGCGTTGATACAGCATGTGAAGGATACTGTGTTTGATAAATTTGAAGTTGAAATGGAAACAGAAGTGGAAATTATCGGCAGAAAATAA
- a CDS encoding cell division protein FtsQ/DivIB — MEKGKIVSIEDRIPKLKQLRKSKANRRLVLLLSLFFILVACVLYFLSPLSYVKSVQVEGNRYITSKQIIKLSKVKKDRSIWKVDTGEAAANIKKNQEIKSVKVTPIFPNSIKITVSEHNRMAYLSNNGKIAPILENGSVLEELATGEIPVFAPVLIGFKEGKALKLLLEELDKLPVEIQNAISEIHYAPTKTDVYHIVMYMNDGFEVSATSRTLYEKMIHYPSIVSQLDPNVKGVIDLEVGSYFKAYEDAEQKEDTNEEN; from the coding sequence ATGGAAAAGGGGAAAATCGTTTCCATTGAGGACCGCATCCCGAAATTAAAACAATTAAGAAAAAGCAAAGCAAACAGGCGGCTTGTTCTTTTGCTTTCCCTTTTCTTCATTCTGGTTGCTTGTGTGCTATATTTCTTATCTCCGTTAAGCTATGTGAAATCCGTGCAGGTAGAGGGAAATCGTTATATTACTTCCAAACAGATCATTAAACTGAGTAAGGTGAAGAAAGATCGAAGCATCTGGAAGGTTGATACAGGGGAAGCTGCAGCCAATATCAAAAAAAATCAAGAAATAAAAAGCGTTAAGGTGACACCGATATTTCCTAATTCCATAAAAATTACGGTGTCGGAACATAATAGGATGGCATATCTGTCCAATAATGGGAAGATTGCTCCCATTTTGGAGAACGGGTCCGTTTTAGAGGAGTTGGCAACAGGCGAAATTCCAGTATTTGCCCCTGTTTTAATTGGTTTCAAAGAGGGTAAAGCATTAAAGTTGCTTTTAGAAGAACTGGACAAGCTTCCTGTCGAGATTCAGAATGCCATTTCAGAAATTCATTACGCTCCAACCAAAACTGATGTCTACCATATCGTCATGTATATGAACGATGGGTTTGAAGTAAGTGCGACAAGCCGGACTTTATACGAGAAAATGATTCACTATCCATCAATTGTCAGCCAGTTGGATCCGAATGTAAAGGGAGTCATCGATCTGGAAGTGGGTTCTTATTTTAAGGCATATGAAGACGCTGAACAAAAGGAAGACACTAATGAGGAAAATTAA
- a CDS encoding DUF881 domain-containing protein produces MRKINGKRVVLPLVCVVLGFMIAFSYNLTKEGEGAGEDKAWDQEYELRQQLIEQEKQNRKLQKELLQKQENVSQIEKDLAQEKQLFFNLAKDTEKYRMFLGKVKVKGSGLQVTLEDGTDMDSKANVNNYLVHEQHVFKVVNELYISGAEAVAINGQRLNHDSYIICNGPVITIDGHQHPAPFIISAIGDPDVLGASLDLPGGIKEQLVNENIIFTVEKQKNIIFDPIIGG; encoded by the coding sequence ATGAGGAAAATTAATGGCAAACGGGTGGTTTTACCCCTGGTTTGCGTAGTTCTCGGATTCATGATTGCCTTCTCTTACAATCTGACCAAAGAAGGTGAGGGTGCAGGGGAGGACAAGGCCTGGGATCAGGAATATGAACTCAGGCAGCAGCTGATTGAACAAGAGAAGCAGAACCGGAAACTTCAGAAGGAACTCCTTCAGAAGCAAGAAAATGTATCCCAAATAGAAAAAGACCTAGCGCAGGAAAAGCAGCTTTTTTTCAATTTGGCAAAGGATACGGAAAAATACCGTATGTTTCTCGGGAAAGTGAAAGTAAAAGGCTCAGGCCTGCAGGTGACTCTTGAAGATGGTACGGATATGGATTCAAAAGCCAATGTTAATAATTACCTCGTCCATGAACAGCATGTCTTCAAGGTCGTCAATGAACTATACATATCAGGTGCAGAGGCTGTTGCGATTAACGGTCAAAGGTTAAATCATGATTCATACATAATCTGTAATGGGCCTGTGATTACAATCGATGGTCATCAACATCCTGCTCCCTTCATCATATCTGCGATTGGGGACCCGGATGTCCTGGGTGCTTCACTGGACTTACCTGGTGGCATCAAGGAACAGCTGGTTAATGAGAATATTATCTTTACAGTGGAAAAGCAAAAGAATATCATTTTTGATCCAATTATTGGAGGGTGA
- a CDS encoding DUF881 domain-containing protein — MKKKLSFSLVTLIAGFMLAIQFNLVNQPVVSDTRDMWELKNDLLKEQQTQADLIEGIRKLEGKIASYETKKNESKEEVLRDTLTELKTDAGLTEIKGNGVIVSIQPIKADILLGEKVEYISPVLIIRLINEMYRYGADEISISGQRYISTSVIRDINGQPKMDGYPLVHYPVEIKAITVNPKKLKQRIEGSELMDDFFIDNFEVQIDVPSGELTLPAYQNAINVEDMEPIMDGGES, encoded by the coding sequence ATGAAAAAAAAGCTTTCTTTTAGTTTGGTTACGTTGATTGCTGGCTTCATGCTCGCTATTCAATTCAATTTGGTGAATCAGCCTGTCGTTTCCGATACAAGGGATATGTGGGAGCTGAAAAATGATTTATTGAAAGAACAGCAGACCCAGGCGGATTTAATAGAGGGTATCAGAAAGCTTGAGGGAAAAATAGCATCCTATGAAACAAAGAAAAATGAGAGTAAAGAAGAAGTATTGCGTGACACCCTGACCGAATTAAAGACAGACGCAGGTTTGACCGAAATTAAAGGTAATGGGGTAATCGTATCTATACAGCCCATCAAAGCAGATATCCTACTTGGTGAGAAGGTCGAGTATATTTCACCTGTTTTGATCATTCGGCTCATTAATGAAATGTATAGATATGGCGCTGACGAAATTTCCATTTCAGGACAAAGGTATATATCAACATCGGTTATTCGTGATATTAATGGGCAGCCGAAAATGGACGGTTATCCTCTTGTTCATTACCCGGTCGAAATAAAGGCGATAACCGTTAATCCAAAGAAACTGAAGCAACGCATTGAAGGTTCCGAACTTATGGATGATTTCTTTATAGATAATTTTGAAGTGCAGATCGATGTACCTTCCGGTGAGTTGACTTTGCCGGCCTACCAAAATGCTATTAATGTGGAAGATATGGAACCCATTATGGATGGGGGGGAATCGTAA
- a CDS encoding small basic family protein, translated as MWLPVFGLLIGITLGFLVDFDIPHEYSNYLSIAVLAAFDTLFGGIRAHLQNLYDEVVFVTGFFFNIVLAAGLAFLGVHLGVDLYLAAIFVFGVRLFQNIALIRRILIEKWSISRKKQKKNL; from the coding sequence ATGTGGCTTCCGGTTTTTGGGTTATTAATTGGAATCACCCTTGGCTTTTTGGTGGATTTTGATATTCCCCATGAATATTCAAATTATCTTTCCATTGCCGTGCTTGCTGCTTTTGATACCTTATTTGGGGGCATACGGGCTCATTTGCAAAATCTTTATGATGAAGTTGTATTTGTAACAGGATTCTTCTTTAATATTGTTTTAGCCGCAGGTTTGGCTTTTCTAGGTGTACATCTTGGTGTAGACTTATATTTAGCCGCAATCTTTGTGTTCGGTGTAAGGCTCTTTCAAAATATAGCCCTGATTAGAAGGATCCTAATTGAAAAATGGTCCATTTCCCGGAAAAAGCAGAAAAAAAATCTATAA
- the ftsA gene encoding cell division protein FtsA has translation MNSNEIYVSLDIGTSSVKVIIGEMVNDTLNIIGVGNVKSEGLKKGSIVGIDETVQSIQKAIEQAERMIGMEIKKVIVGISGNHVTLQPCHGVVAVSSDNKEITEHDVFRVREAAELITIPSDREIIDVVPIHYKVDELDEISDPRGMIGVRLEMRGILITGLRTILHNTLRCVERAGLEITDIALQPLAAGSLVLSKDEKELGVALVDIGGGSTTLAIFEQGYLQYTSVIPIGGETLTKDLSIVLRTTMDEAEKIKVKHGHAFYDDASEDEVFQIPIIGSDQQQTCNQLMLSDIIEARVTEIFELIQDDLKRLGFQDIPGGFVLTGGVVKMPGVLELAQYVFQNRVRTAEPNYIGVREPQYTTAVGLIKHACKKERMQKNTANKTPVAAGQAQEDNDQRSQKVSQKNKENTAKKQGEKGESKFKKILGYFFE, from the coding sequence ATGAACAGCAACGAAATATACGTAAGTCTTGACATCGGTACATCCAGTGTAAAAGTTATCATTGGGGAAATGGTCAATGACACATTAAATATAATCGGCGTAGGAAATGTTAAATCAGAAGGGCTCAAAAAGGGTTCGATCGTCGGTATAGATGAAACCGTCCAATCCATTCAAAAGGCTATAGAGCAAGCAGAACGGATGATAGGGATGGAGATTAAGAAGGTAATCGTCGGCATAAGCGGAAATCACGTGACGCTTCAGCCGTGTCATGGGGTAGTAGCGGTATCCAGTGACAATAAAGAGATTACCGAGCATGACGTTTTCCGTGTTAGGGAAGCAGCGGAGTTAATAACGATACCATCCGACAGGGAAATCATCGACGTGGTGCCGATTCACTACAAAGTTGATGAACTTGATGAAATCAGTGATCCAAGGGGCATGATAGGTGTCCGGTTGGAAATGAGGGGGATTTTAATCACAGGTCTTCGGACAATTTTACATAACACACTGCGCTGTGTGGAAAGGGCAGGGTTGGAAATAACCGATATTGCCCTTCAGCCGTTAGCCGCAGGTTCCCTTGTTTTATCCAAGGATGAAAAAGAACTTGGTGTGGCACTTGTCGATATTGGCGGTGGTTCCACGACACTGGCAATTTTCGAACAAGGCTATTTACAATATACGTCTGTGATACCTATAGGCGGGGAAACACTTACGAAGGACCTTTCCATCGTTCTAAGGACAACGATGGATGAAGCTGAGAAAATAAAAGTAAAGCATGGACATGCCTTTTATGATGACGCGTCTGAAGATGAAGTATTCCAAATACCGATCATCGGCAGCGATCAGCAGCAGACCTGCAACCAGTTAATGCTTTCGGATATCATTGAAGCGCGGGTGACCGAAATATTCGAGTTGATTCAAGATGATTTGAAGAGACTTGGATTCCAGGATATACCAGGTGGTTTCGTGTTGACCGGGGGCGTCGTCAAGATGCCGGGAGTTCTGGAGCTTGCTCAATATGTGTTCCAAAACCGGGTAAGGACAGCTGAACCGAATTACATCGGTGTCAGGGAACCCCAATACACGACAGCTGTTGGTTTGATTAAACACGCATGCAAGAAAGAGAGAATGCAAAAAAACACCGCTAATAAAACTCCTGTAGCAGCTGGACAAGCTCAAGAAGATAACGACCAGCGCAGCCAGAAGGTTTCTCAGAAAAACAAAGAGAACACGGCTAAAAAACAAGGTGAAAAAGGTGAATCTAAATTCAAAAAAATCCTGGGTTACTTTTTTGAATAA
- the ftsZ gene encoding cell division protein FtsZ, whose product MLEFDSNLEQLATIKVIGVGGGGNNAVNRMIEHGVQGVEFISVNTDAQALNLSKAEIKMQIGGKLTRGLGAGANPEVGKKAAEESKEQIEEALKGADMVFVTAGMGGGTGTGAAPVIAGIAKDLGALTVGVVTRPFTFEGRKRATQAQGGISSMKESVDTLIVIPNDRLLEIVDKSTPMLEAFREADNVLRQGVQGISDLIAVPGLINLDFADVKTIMSNKGSALMGIGISSGENRAAEAAKKAISSPLLETSIDGAQGVLMNITGGTNLSLFEVQEAADIVATASDQDVNMIFGSVINENLKDEIVVTVIATGFNEVEASIRPTGRPTLGQQQQSRPQTQQTPQSNVKREVKREEVNEQPARNANQGDEALDIPTFLRNRNRRR is encoded by the coding sequence ATGTTGGAGTTTGATTCTAATCTAGAACAATTAGCAACGATAAAAGTAATAGGTGTTGGCGGCGGCGGAAACAATGCAGTAAACAGAATGATCGAGCATGGTGTACAGGGTGTTGAGTTTATTTCTGTCAATACTGACGCACAGGCTCTTAATCTATCTAAAGCAGAAATCAAAATGCAAATCGGTGGCAAACTTACTCGTGGTTTGGGAGCAGGTGCCAATCCCGAAGTAGGAAAAAAAGCTGCCGAAGAAAGCAAAGAGCAGATTGAAGAAGCGCTTAAAGGGGCAGATATGGTTTTCGTAACGGCTGGAATGGGCGGCGGTACGGGAACAGGGGCTGCTCCTGTCATAGCGGGCATCGCTAAAGATCTAGGGGCTCTTACAGTGGGTGTAGTTACACGTCCATTTACTTTCGAAGGCCGAAAACGTGCAACACAGGCACAAGGCGGGATTTCATCCATGAAGGAATCGGTTGACACACTGATCGTCATTCCGAACGACCGCCTCCTTGAAATCGTCGATAAAAGCACGCCGATGCTTGAAGCATTCCGTGAAGCCGATAATGTACTTCGCCAAGGTGTACAAGGGATTTCAGATTTAATTGCTGTTCCAGGTCTTATTAACTTGGACTTTGCCGATGTGAAGACAATCATGTCAAACAAAGGTTCCGCACTTATGGGAATCGGGATTTCCTCAGGGGAAAACCGTGCGGCGGAAGCGGCGAAAAAAGCCATTTCCAGTCCGTTGCTTGAAACATCGATTGATGGTGCCCAAGGCGTACTGATGAATATTACAGGTGGCACGAACCTAAGTCTTTTTGAAGTCCAGGAAGCGGCCGATATCGTGGCTACTGCATCCGATCAAGACGTAAACATGATTTTTGGTTCGGTTATCAATGAAAACCTTAAAGATGAAATCGTCGTTACGGTAATTGCAACAGGTTTTAACGAGGTTGAAGCTTCAATTAGGCCTACTGGACGTCCAACACTCGGACAACAGCAGCAATCAAGACCTCAGACACAACAAACGCCACAGTCAAACGTGAAGCGTGAAGTGAAGAGAGAAGAAGTCAATGAACAGCCTGCACGTAATGCCAATCAAGGTGATGAGGCCTTGGATATTCCAACCTTCCTCCGTAACCGTAATAGACGCCGTTAA
- the spoIIGA gene encoding sigma-E processing peptidase SpoIIGA: protein MTLYLDVIWLLNWLFDCLLLYWTAIILKRRVALWRVCIGGLIGSFIIVLAFTPFYAIADRVYMKILVSLVMVLATFGFNRLKLFMKSVATLYFVTFLSGGILLGLHYLFEFQIVSKDPGQYAGINRFGDPVSWIFVMIGFPLAWQFSKRTLEGMEMTKLTHEQMVSVSVKISDFEGKFHGLVDSGNQLYDPITRSPVMIISLSGREAGIPDDMLELFKNPDNLISQETQPEYSWTGRMRVIPYKVVGHEHQLLTAIKPDYIKIIQGEKEFHVKQGLVSFTFQQLSPDNSYQSIVHPKMLTGIPVQNAS, encoded by the coding sequence TTGACTTTATATTTAGATGTGATCTGGTTGTTGAATTGGTTATTTGACTGCCTCCTTTTATATTGGACCGCAATCATTCTTAAACGAAGGGTAGCTCTTTGGCGGGTATGCATCGGCGGATTGATTGGTTCCTTCATTATCGTATTGGCATTCACTCCTTTTTATGCAATTGCCGACCGAGTGTACATGAAGATTTTAGTATCCCTTGTCATGGTGCTGGCAACCTTTGGGTTTAATAGGTTGAAACTTTTCATGAAATCGGTGGCCACTTTATATTTCGTGACGTTTTTATCGGGAGGTATCCTTCTGGGACTTCACTACTTATTTGAATTCCAAATCGTGTCCAAGGACCCTGGTCAATATGCAGGAATCAACCGTTTTGGCGACCCTGTCAGCTGGATATTCGTAATGATCGGGTTCCCGCTCGCATGGCAATTTTCCAAGCGAACACTAGAAGGGATGGAGATGACCAAGCTTACACATGAACAAATGGTTTCGGTTTCGGTAAAAATCTCTGACTTTGAAGGGAAATTTCATGGATTGGTGGATAGCGGCAATCAACTATATGATCCGATTACACGCTCCCCGGTCATGATCATCTCTCTTTCAGGAAGGGAAGCAGGAATTCCGGACGATATGCTAGAGCTCTTTAAAAATCCTGATAACCTGATAAGTCAGGAAACGCAGCCAGAATATTCATGGACAGGAAGAATGCGTGTCATCCCTTATAAAGTCGTGGGCCATGAACATCAGCTGTTAACCGCAATCAAACCGGATTACATTAAAATCATTCAAGGAGAAAAAGAATTTCATGTCAAGCAGGGTCTCGTTTCGTTTACTTTTCAGCAACTCTCTCCCGACAATAGCTATCAATCTATCGTTCACCCGAAAATGTTAACCGGGATACCGGTGCAAAATGCCTCCTGA
- the sigE gene encoding RNA polymerase sporulation sigma factor SigE, translating into MKKFILRLTYFWYKLLFKLGLKTDEIFYIGGSEALPPPLSKEEEAILINKLPNGDEAARSILIERNLRLVVYIARKFENTGINIEDLISIGTIGLIKAVNTFNPEKKIKLATYASRCIENEILMYLRRNNKIRSEVSFDEPLNIDWDGNELLLSDVLGTDDDIITKDLEANVDRKLLTKALTQLSEREKQIMELRFGLAGGEEKTQKDVADMLGISQSYISRLEKRIIKRLRKEFNKMV; encoded by the coding sequence TTGAAGAAATTCATTCTTCGGCTCACTTATTTTTGGTACAAACTATTGTTCAAGCTCGGATTGAAAACGGACGAAATATTTTATATAGGAGGGAGTGAGGCACTGCCCCCGCCCCTTTCGAAGGAAGAAGAGGCAATACTGATCAATAAATTACCCAATGGCGATGAAGCTGCACGTTCGATCTTGATTGAACGTAATTTAAGGCTGGTGGTTTATATTGCCAGGAAATTCGAAAATACTGGGATCAATATTGAGGATTTAATCAGCATTGGAACCATAGGTTTGATCAAAGCTGTGAATACATTCAATCCTGAGAAGAAAATAAAACTCGCTACATATGCTTCGAGATGCATCGAGAATGAAATATTAATGTATTTACGCAGAAATAACAAAATCCGTTCTGAAGTTTCTTTTGATGAACCCCTCAATATTGATTGGGATGGAAATGAACTTCTGTTATCCGATGTACTTGGAACGGACGATGACATTATCACGAAAGACCTTGAGGCAAATGTTGACCGTAAGCTGCTGACAAAAGCACTTACACAGTTATCCGAACGTGAAAAACAGATAATGGAACTCCGTTTTGGGCTTGCAGGCGGAGAAGAAAAAACCCAAAAGGATGTTGCCGACATGCTGGGGATATCCCAATCTTACATTTCACGTTTGGAAAAAAGGATTATTAAGAGGCTTCGTAAAGAATTTAATAAAATGGTGTAA
- the sigG gene encoding RNA polymerase sporulation sigma factor SigG, whose protein sequence is MSRNKVEICGVDTSKLPVLKNEEMRKLFKELQDGDISAREKLVNGNLRLVLSVIQRFNNRGEYVDDLFQVGCIGLMKSIDNFDLGQNVKFSTYAVPMIIGEIRRYLRDNNPIRVSRSLRDIAYKALQVKEKLISQTLREPTAEEIAKVLEVPHEEIVFALDAIQDPVSLFEPIYNDGGDPIYVLDQLSDEKNKDSTWIDEIAINEGMRRLNDREKMILRKRFFQGKTQMEVAEEIGISQAQVSRLEKAAIKQMNKNIQQ, encoded by the coding sequence TTGTCTCGTAATAAGGTTGAAATCTGCGGTGTGGATACATCAAAATTACCGGTTTTAAAGAATGAAGAAATGAGAAAACTCTTTAAAGAACTGCAAGATGGCGATATTTCAGCAAGAGAGAAACTGGTAAACGGGAATCTTCGACTCGTTCTAAGCGTCATTCAACGCTTCAACAATCGGGGAGAGTATGTAGATGATCTATTTCAGGTAGGCTGTATAGGGTTGATGAAGTCGATAGATAACTTTGACCTAGGTCAAAATGTTAAGTTTTCAACGTATGCTGTTCCGATGATTATTGGAGAAATCAGAAGATATCTTCGTGACAATAATCCGATTCGGGTATCCCGTTCTTTAAGAGACATCGCTTACAAAGCTTTGCAGGTAAAAGAAAAGCTCATAAGCCAGACCCTTCGTGAGCCGACAGCTGAAGAAATCGCCAAGGTGTTGGAAGTGCCTCATGAAGAAATTGTTTTTGCACTAGATGCTATACAAGATCCAGTTTCACTTTTTGAACCGATTTATAATGATGGCGGGGATCCGATTTATGTACTCGACCAACTGAGTGATGAAAAAAATAAAGATAGTACCTGGATTGATGAAATAGCTATAAATGAAGGCATGAGACGGTTGAATGACCGGGAAAAAATGATCCTTCGCAAACGGTTTTTCCAAGGAAAGACGCAAATGGAGGTAGCCGAGGAAATCGGCATTTCACAAGCACAGGTCTCCCGATTGGAAAAAGCGGCAATCAAACAAATGAATAAAAATATCCAACAGTAG
- a CDS encoding YlmC/YmxH family sporulation protein, producing the protein MTRISEFQIKDIVNIADGKKLGNMSDLEINTATGKIEAIIVSNGTRLMGFFGREQDIVIPWRKIKKIGADVILVEHQTVFQAEVKDERF; encoded by the coding sequence GTGACCAGGATTTCCGAATTTCAAATTAAGGATATCGTCAATATAGCGGATGGCAAGAAATTAGGTAATATGTCAGATCTTGAAATCAATACGGCCACGGGGAAAATAGAGGCCATCATCGTTTCTAATGGAACTAGATTGATGGGTTTTTTTGGCAGGGAACAAGATATTGTGATCCCATGGCGTAAAATAAAAAAAATCGGTGCAGATGTCATCCTTGTTGAGCATCAGACAGTTTTTCAAGCAGAAGTGAAAGATGAACGGTTTTAA
- the pgeF gene encoding peptidoglycan editing factor PgeF, with protein sequence MKEPFVLIKDQYMLIDSWRQKNLQLVAGFTTKNGGVSTGEFQSLNTGFHVGDKLEDVQGNRRIIADKLTFPLNEWIGAEQTHETKIHQVTSRDGGRGATDYDSAFKATDGFYTKDQNALLTLCYADCVPLYFLAPAHGMIGVAHAGWKGTVNGIARKMVEAWLSEGIKASEIFAVIGPSICSKCYVVDDYVMDLVQNMLVDIDEKPYNLISEGQYQLDLKQLNALILQKSGIPKSHIDVTSYCTSCDHELFFSHRRDNGKTGRLMSFIGWKEDLE encoded by the coding sequence ATGAAAGAGCCATTTGTTTTAATCAAAGATCAATATATGCTCATTGACAGCTGGAGACAAAAAAATCTCCAGCTCGTAGCGGGCTTCACCACAAAAAATGGGGGAGTCAGTACAGGTGAATTTCAATCATTGAATACCGGTTTTCATGTAGGTGATAAACTTGAAGATGTCCAGGGAAACCGCAGGATTATAGCTGATAAGCTGACGTTCCCGCTTAATGAATGGATAGGCGCCGAGCAGACACATGAAACGAAAATCCATCAAGTTACCAGCCGCGATGGCGGGAGAGGTGCTACGGATTATGATTCAGCCTTTAAAGCGACTGACGGATTCTATACGAAGGACCAAAATGCTCTATTGACCCTTTGCTATGCAGACTGCGTGCCCTTATACTTTCTTGCTCCGGCACATGGTATGATTGGGGTGGCACATGCCGGCTGGAAGGGTACGGTTAATGGAATTGCACGAAAAATGGTTGAGGCATGGCTGAGTGAGGGTATAAAAGCTAGTGAGATATTTGCTGTTATTGGACCGTCGATTTGTTCGAAGTGCTATGTAGTTGATGATTATGTCATGGATTTAGTGCAGAATATGCTGGTAGATATTGACGAAAAGCCCTATAATTTAATCAGTGAAGGACAATATCAGTTAGACCTTAAGCAACTTAATGCATTGATTCTTCAAAAATCAGGAATTCCAAAAAGTCATATCGACGTTACATCATACTGTACCAGCTGTGATCATGAGTTGTTTTTTTCACATCGCCGTGATAACGGGAAGACAGGCAGGTTGATGAGTTTTATCGGTTGGAAGGAGGATTTAGAGTAA
- a CDS encoding YggS family pyridoxal phosphate-dependent enzyme → MKVVDNLKNIEEKINRACENSGRDREAIKLIAVTKYVSVERANEALEAGILDLGENRDEGLLTKYEVLKDKPNWHYIGSMQTRKVKNVIDKISYIHSLDRISLAEEIQKRANEPINCLVQVNVSGEESKHGLGPEETMDFIKGLSKFDKVNVAGLMTMAPLTDDEQVLRECFRKLKGIQVEIQNLELKHAPCTELSMGMSNDFMIAIEEGATMIRIGTALVGE, encoded by the coding sequence GTGAAAGTAGTGGACAATTTAAAAAACATCGAAGAAAAGATAAATAGAGCATGTGAGAATAGCGGAAGGGACCGTGAAGCGATAAAGTTGATCGCGGTGACGAAATATGTTTCGGTCGAGAGAGCGAATGAAGCATTGGAAGCGGGAATACTTGATTTGGGTGAAAACCGTGACGAAGGGCTTTTGACTAAATATGAAGTGCTGAAGGACAAGCCAAACTGGCATTATATCGGTTCCATGCAAACACGCAAAGTAAAGAATGTCATCGATAAAATTTCGTATATCCATTCATTGGATCGCATTTCTTTGGCAGAAGAAATTCAAAAACGTGCAAATGAGCCGATAAACTGTTTAGTGCAGGTGAATGTTTCTGGTGAGGAATCAAAACATGGCCTGGGTCCTGAGGAGACGATGGATTTCATCAAAGGATTATCCAAGTTTGATAAGGTGAATGTTGCAGGATTGATGACAATGGCTCCACTGACCGATGATGAACAGGTTTTGCGGGAATGCTTCCGAAAACTGAAAGGCATCCAGGTTGAAATACAAAATTTAGAGTTGAAGCATGCCCCCTGTACTGAATTGTCCATGGGGATGTCCAATGATTTCATGATTGCCATCGAGGAAGGCGCTACAATGATCAGGATTGGTACAGCACTTGTAGGCGAATAA